A region of Dermochelys coriacea isolate rDerCor1 chromosome 1, rDerCor1.pri.v4, whole genome shotgun sequence DNA encodes the following proteins:
- the DYRK4 gene encoding dual specificity tyrosine-phosphorylation-regulated kinase 4 → MSNHLFQSSQVDSFSQSQLPAQESSHLRSSKVFRQENRSRGQPHFSQFNLTENLPESATRVHPNRPDIEGTNTSLKLPLTAPEALKYFRNQLTVYEQEEILNYAELWFLGLEAKKIEGLPETQNNNCYDDEHGTYIKVLHDHIAYRYEVLEVIGKGSFGQVAKCLDHKTNELVAVKIIRNKKRFHNQALVEVKILDALRKKDKDNTHNVVHMKECFYFRNHFCISFELLGINLYQLIKKNKFQGFSLSLIRRFTQCVLRCLQMLYQEKIIHCDLKPENILLYHKGQNSVKVIDFGSSCYEHQRVYTYVQSRFYRSPEVILGHPYATSIDMWSLGCIMAELYTGYPLFPGENEVEQLACIMEILGLPPADFIQTASRRRTFFDSRGFPRTITNSRGKKRHPDSKDLSMVLKTHDAAFLDFLRGCLMWEPALRMTPDEAMQHTWIQEPRIHKSKQNCNSASEGSFFTPEKKENVHKHTLPGLGEENTCQDMVDKVKGELTENPTAATERLTLNGASSDTMENKVQNTTKQVIPEKDLENPVEKTIKRDKAKHSSETALHKNSMFLPPIK, encoded by the exons GAAAACAGATCTCGAGGCCAGCCACATTTTTCCCAATTTAACCTTACAGAAAACCTGCCTGAAAGTGCTACCAGAGTCCATCCCAATAGGCCGGATATAGAAGGAACCAACACCAGTCTCAAGCTGCCTCTGACAGCTCCAG aaGCCTTGAAATATTTTAGAAACCAGTTAACAGTATATGAGCAAGAAGAAATTCTAAACTATGCAGAGCTGTGGTTTCTTGGTCTGGAAGCTAAAAAGATTGAAGGGTTACCTGAAACACAGAATAATAATTGTTATGATGATGAACATGGCACTTACATAAAG GTTCTACATGACCATATTGCATACCGCTACGAAGTGCTAGAGGTCATTGGGAAAGGGTCGTTTGGACAAGTAGCAAAATGTTTGGATCATAAAACCAATGAACTAGTGGCAGTGAAAATAATAAGGAACAAGAAAAG ATTTCACAATCAGGCTTTGGTAGAAGTGAAGATTCTCGATGCTCTTCGGAAGAAGGACAAAGACAATACTCACAATGTTGTCCATATGAAGGAATGCTTTTACTTTCGCAATCACTTCTGCATTTCTTTTGAACTGCTAGG AATAAATTTGTATCAGCTGATCAAAAAGAACAAGTTCCAAGGTTTTAGTTTGTCTTTGATTCGACGATTCACTCAGTGTGTGCTGAGATGTTTACAAATGCTCTACCAGGAAAAAATTATCCACTGTGACTTGAAACCT GAGAACATATTGCTATACCACAAAGGTCAAAATTCAGTTAAAGTTATTGACTTTGGATCGAGCTGCTATGAACACCAAAGAG TGTATACGTATGTTCAGAGCCGATTTTATCGCTCGCCTGAAGTGATTCTTGGTCACCCGTATGCTACTTCTATTGATATGTGGAGCCTGGGATGCATCATGGCTGAACTTTACACAGGCTATCCCCTTTTTCCAGGAGAGAATGAAGTAGAGCAACTTGCCTGCATCATGGAG ATATTGGGTCTTCCACCAGCTGATTTTATTCAGACTGCATCAAGAAGACGAACATTCTTTG attccAGAGGTTTTCCTAGAACTATAACaaacagcagggggaaaaaaagacacccagactCCAAGGATCTAAGTATGGTATTAAAAACTCATGATGCTGCTTTCCTGGATTTTCTGAGAGGCTGCCTAAT GTGGGAACCTGCCCTCCGCATGACTCCGGATGAAGCAATGCAGCACACATGGATCCAGGAACCAAGAATacataaatcaaaacaaaattgcaACTCTGCAAGTGAAGGTTCCTTCTTCACACCAGAGAAGAAGGAGAATGTACATAAACACACACTGCCTGGACTAGGAG AAGAAAATACCTGTCAAGACATGGTTGATAAAGTAAAAGGTGAACTGACTGAAAATCCTACTGCTGCCACTGAAAGACTAACTCTCAATGGAGCTTCCTCAGACACAATGGAAAATAAAGTGCAGAACACAACCAAACAGGTTATTCCAGAGAAAGATCTAGAAAACCCAGTGGAAAAGACTATCAAAAGAGACAAAGCAAAACATAGCAGTGAAACAGCTCTTCACAAAAATTCAATGTTTTTACCACCAATTAAGTAA
- the LOC122457791 gene encoding phospholipase A2 inhibitor and Ly6/PLAUR domain-containing protein-like, with protein MWEPLPLCLLSALLATGSALLCKVGESKEESCFCPLQLFTPLEGTSLIGVAGFTLQANFFSYMANSCLAPESCEPSPFTVTYPHNFTMLVNITCCDTDGCNAGVIPVPAVSLISNGRQCPSRYIVGADRCKDMEPLPCTGAKDHCVEFAGTLTMGNITMTKAAAGCGSPGGCIKRVGVKKYIQSLVDMLSWAECYSAPRAGGKL; from the exons ATGTGGgagcccctgcccctctgcctgcTGTCCGCTCTCCTGGCCACAG GGAGCGCTCTGCTATGCAAGGTGGGTGAGTCCAAAGAAGAATCATGCTTCTGTCCCCTGCAGCTCTTCACTCCTTTGGAAGGGACCTCCCTCATCGGTGTGGCAGGGTTCACCCTGCA GGCAAACTTCTTCTCCTACATGGCTAACTCATGCCTGGCACCCGAGAGCTGTGAGCCCAGCCCCTTTACGGTGACCTACCCGCACAATTTCACCATGTTGGTGAATATCACCTGCTGTGACACCGATGGCTGCAATGCTGGGGTCATCCCAG TGCCAGCTGTGAGCCTCATCTCCAATGGACGGCAGTGCCCATCACGCTACATCGTGGGGGCAGATCGCTGCAAGGACATGGAGCCTTTACCCTGCACTGGAGCCAAGGATCATTGTGTTGAGTTCGCTGGCACATTAACAATGG GTAACATCACCATGACGAAGGCTGCGGCTGGTTGTGGCTCCCCTGGTGGCTGCATCAAGAGAGTGGGGGTGAAGAAGTACATCCAGAGCCTGGTGGACATGCTGAGCTGGGCCGAGTGCTACTCAGCTCCCAGGGCCGGTGGGAAGCTGTGA